TCTTTGCAACAAACTGAACTCCAGAGCAGAATTGTTTCTCTTTCAAAGTGTGGTACTCCACTGAGATCAATTCTCTGTTTTCCTGGAGATTTTTctgatactttagtttgtactaATAAATATATATCTGGTACTTTGTACAATACTAATAGTCATTAATCTTATTTGGCATGTCGAAGTGTAGCTTTGCTATCATTTTGAACTTAAACAAGCCTGTATCATTACACAGAACTAATTACATACAACATTCAAGATGATTCAAGTAACTTAAAACAACATGAACACATGCCATGAAGTGCATGCTAAGATTGACAACAAGAACAACTTAACAATATTTCAGAACTATCTACAGTAAGTATGTTACCTGTTTTACTGGTTGCTAATGAGTCAGCAACTTGAGCATATCCATACTTGTTTTGAATACCTATAAATTTGTCATTAATGACAGGGAAATCCATTGCAACTTTCTCACTGGTAATATAACCTTCATGTACACTGCCATTTTCCAAATTTAATCTCCACTCATATGGGCGAGAAAAGAGAGTGCCATCTAGTGAAGGATCAAAATCTTCTGAATCTTTATCTGGTTGGAGAAATGCCCTTCCATACCATTTCGACTTGTCAACTCTATGGCATCCACTAGGGATAATAGAACCAAGTAGTCGACAGCCTCTGATAACAACCTGTTCATAGGCTTTTGGTCAAAGTAGATAAAAGAGGAAAATATGAACAACTCCTGA
The nucleotide sequence above comes from Miscanthus floridulus cultivar M001 chromosome 18, ASM1932011v1, whole genome shotgun sequence. Encoded proteins:
- the LOC136521997 gene encoding carotenoid 9,10(9',10')-cleavage dioxygenase 1-like; translation: MYHVCCGNHLLGVHYRFCHNNVHIFIFRFIENDMNGKSRIGVMPRFGDAESIIWFDVENHCSYHLFNCFEDGNEVVIRGCRLLGSIIPSGCHRVDKSKWYGRAFLQPDKDSEDFDPSLDGTLFSRPYEWRLNLENGSVHEGYITSEKVAMDFPVINDKFIGIQNKYGYAQVADSLATSKTGLFKFKMIAKLHFDMPNKINDY